Proteins encoded by one window of Melanotaenia boesemani isolate fMelBoe1 chromosome 10, fMelBoe1.pri, whole genome shotgun sequence:
- the ambra1b gene encoding activating molecule in BECN1-regulated autophagy protein 1b, translating to MASRQRNSVRILSNRERGSQTFGSQRLLQLLVEEKVRWMKWQSQKVELPDSPRSTFLLAFSPDRTLMASTHVNHNIYITEVKTGKCLHSLVGHRRTPWCVTFHPTIPGLVASGCLDGEVRIWDLHGGSENWFTESNVAIASLAFHPTAQLLLIATNNELHFWDWSRPEPFAVVKTGSDTERVRLVRFDPLGHNLLTAIVNPSNQQNEDDSEVPMDSVEMPHFRQRSFLPSQPVRRTPILHNFLHILSSRSPGAQVGAEQPQPLGENGGSMGESHSMPLAQYPSSEHGPPFPGCTQHLGMVCHCSRCSVSRPPSLAADGPSVTPSDPRMSSDTPISSASTFSSARTEPRLPSERPSAFTSLYYSAGTSLSPIVSSSMEPLPTPRPGPDWTRNLLSMREGGVSPGMLPPRTSSSSSISLLSVLRQQDGSSHSPVYTSATEGRGFPQQGESRDAAGTSSGHHPFWDGSRGNTASFRNVLQCNLNRYFLEIDRIEIDPSLGGSMTDGGQEPSQELLNNNMDPDRPGPSSSSASPSPTIIHYQPPLPPPPTSHSLENNVPPPASRGHLNRCRACHNLLTFNHDSQRWERTSQTSSTSSSSLEPSSSSSSFPSSSSPWPPDDSRRTLEAQTQERRMPPEPSEQPPLPPGGGAGTVAFPIAPPPSQAGEQTVGLVYNQDTARWERVYRQASTSRTAEPPEALSQEMPVDPPDEDSLRRRLLESSLLSLSRYDMSGSRDHPIYPDPARLSPAAYYAQRMIQYLSRRDSIRQRSLRYQQNRLRAMSTSSDSPSSNTSNSMDSSDVDFEELDDNGDRTRHRTPRNARMSAPSLGRFVPRRFLLPEYLPYAGIFHERGQSGLATHSSVNRVLAGASIGDGQSAVASNIANTTYRLQWWDFTKFDLPEISNASVNVLVPNCKIYNDASCDISADGQLLAVFIPSSQRGFPDEGILAIYSLAPHNLGEMLYTKRFGPNAISVSLSPMGCYVMVGLASRRILLHPTTDHMVAQVFRLQQPHGGETSMRMVFNVVYPMAPDQRRHVSINSARWLPDPGMGLAYGTNKGDLVICRPVFYRSDGESPGEPSSEPLFSVNNSGTSRTRGSDRPGPNRSGWRLDRDMGLMNAIGLQPRNPAPSVTSQGTQTPIIQLQNAETQTERDMTEPGTSRPSPSDVPPETPSTSRAAQLVPADSSSVQDGIQADPPLEATTSAAASGPADSTDFGSGEDALARIRRLIAEGGMTAVVQREQSTTMASMGGFGNNIIVSHRIHRSSQTGSGASRTGADPSARPLLLTQPYPHHPATQATPMWGPQVLPGPRPPGLSVTVDVDDVFDGGRTDDDSLPGPSSSSSSSSHSPLPDGSGPNGYHGDPYSR from the exons GGCGGCAGTGAGAACTGGTTCACAGAGAGTAACGTGGCCATCGCCTCGTTAGCCTTCCACCCAACGGCTCAGCTCCTCCTGATCGCCACCAACAACGAGCTGCACTTCTGGGACTGGAGCCGACCGGAGCCCTTCGCCGTGGTGAAGACGGGCAGCGACACGGAGAGGGTTCG gtTGGTGAGGTTTGACCCACTTGGACACAACCTTCTCACAGCGATAGTGAATCCGTCCAATCAGCAG AATGAGGACGACTCGGAGGTTCCCATGGACAGCGTGGAGATGCCTCACTTCCGCCAGCGCTCTTTTCTTCCCTCTCAGCCGGTGCGCCGCACACCCATCCTCCACAACTTCCTTCACATCCTGTCTTCTCGCTCTCCGGGGGCCCAGGTGGGGGCCGAACAGCCGCAGCCTCTCGGGGAGAATGGGGGCAGCATGGGCGAATCCCACAGCATGCCTCTGGCTCAGTACCCCAGCTCTGAACACGGGCCTCCCTTCCCCGGCTGCACACAGCATCTGGGGATGGTCTGCCACTGCAGCCGCTGCTCCGTCAGCCGCCCTCCCTCACTGGCTGCAGACGGACCCTCTGTGACTCCATCAGATCCCAGGATGTCCTCCGACACTCCGATTTCCTCAGCCTCCACCTTTTCCTCAGCCCGGACGGAGCCCAGACTGCCGTCCGAGCGGCCCTCCGCCTTCACCTCCCTCTACTACAGTGCCGGTACGTCTCTGAGCCCCATTGTCTCCAGCAGCATGGAGCCTCTCCCCACCCCCAGACCAGGACCCGACTGGACCCGCAACCTGCTAAGCATGCGGGAAGGTGGGGTTAGTCCGGGCATGCTGCCCCCTCggacttcctcctcctcctccatcagccTCCTGTCAGTTCTCCGGCAGCAGGACGGCTCGTCTCACTCCCCGGTCTACACCTCCGCCACGGAAGGCCGAGGCTTCCCCCAGCAGGGGGAGTCCCGGGACGCCGCAGGTACCAGCAGCGGGCACCACCCCTTCTGGGACGGCTCCCGCGGCAACACGGCATCCTTCCGGAACGTTCTACAGTGCAACTTGAACCGGTACTTCCTGGAGATCGACCGCATCGAGATCGACCCATCGCTGGGAGGCAGCATGACGGATGGAGGCCAGGAGCCCAGCCAGGAGCTGCTCAACAACAACATGGACCCAGACAGACCCGGGCCATCTTCTTCGTCCGCCTCCCCGTCTCCAACCATCATCCACTACCagcctcctctccctcctccccccACCTCCCACAGCCTGGAGAACAACGTTCCTCCTCCCGCCTCTCGAGGCCACCTGAACCGCTGCCGGGCCTGTCACAACCTGCTGACCTTCAACCACGACTCCCAGCGCTGGGAACGTACGAGCCagacctcctccacctcttcctcctccttagagccctcctcctcttcctcctcctttccttcatcttcatctccctGGCCGCCTGATGATAGCAGGAGGACACTAGAAGCTCAGACACAGGAGAGGAGGATGCCTCCGGAGCCCAGCGAGCAGCCCCCTCTGCCTCcaggtggaggagcaggaaCAGTGGCCTTCCCTATAGCCCCGCCCCCCAGCCAGGCTGGGGAGCAGACGGTGGGTTTGGTATATAACCAGGACACGGCTCGGTGGGAGAGGGTGTACCGACAGGCCAGCACCAGCCGAACGGCAGAACCACCGGAGGCCTTAAGCCAAGAAATGCCTGTTGACCCCCCAGACGAGGATTCCCTGAGAAG ACGACTGCTAGAGTCATCTCTGTTATCGTTGTCACGCTACGACATGTCAGGGTCCAGAGACCACCCCATTTACCCTGACCCAGCCAG ACTTTCTCCTGCAGCGTACTACGCTCAGAGGATGATCCAGTATCTGTCGAGACGCGACAGCATTCGCCAGCGTTCTCTGCGATACCAGCAGAACCGCCTGCGGGCCATGTCCACCTCCTCCGACAGCCCGTCCAGCAACACGTCCAACTCCATGGACAGCAGTGACGTGGACTTTGAGGAGCTGGA TGATAATGGAGACAGAACGAGACACAGAACGCCCCGAAACGCCAGGATGTCAGCGCCCTCACTGGGTCGTTTTGTCCCTCG GCGTTTCCTTCTGCCTGAATACCTTCCCTACGCTGGAATCTTCCACGAACGAGGACAGTCCGGTCTGGCCACGCACTCCTCCGTCAACAGAGTGCTTGctg GGGCGTCGATCGGAGACGGCCAGTCAGCCGTCGCCAGCAACATCGCTAACACCACCTACCGCCTCCAGTGGTGGGACTTCACCAAATTTGACCTGCCTGAGATCAGCAACG ccTCGGTCAACGTCCTGGTGCCAAACTGTAAAATCTACAACGATGCCAGCTGCGACATCTCTGCAGACGGTCAGCTGCTGGCAGTTTTCATTCCCAGCAGTCAGCGGGGTTTTCCAGACGAGGGCATCCTGGCCATCTACTCTCTGGCTCCACACAACCTGGGAGAGATGCTCTACACCAAAAGATTTG GGCCAAACGCCATCTCCGTCAGCCTGTCCCCGATGGGCTGCTACGTCATGGTGGGCCTGGCCTCTCGCAGGATCCTGTTGCATCCCACCACCGACCACATGGTGGCACAAGTCTTCCGCCTGCAGCAGCCACACGGAGGAGAGACGTCCATGAGG ATGGTATTCAACGTGGTTTACCCCATGGCTCCGGACCAGAGGCGCCACGTCAGCATCAACTCTGCCCGCTGGCTGCCAGATCCAGGGATGGGCCTGGCCTACGGAACCAACAAGGGCGACCTGGTCATCTGCCGACCCGT gttttATCGGAGTGATGGGGAGAGTCCCGGAGAGCCCAGCAGCGAGCCGTTATTCTCAGTCAACAACAGCGGAACTAGCCGGACCCGAGGTTCTGACAGGCCGGG GCCAAACCGATCCGGATGGAGACTGGACCGAGACATGGGATTGATGAATGCTATTGGCCTCCAGCCCCGAAACCCTGCTCCTTCTGTGACATCACAAGGAACCCAAACGCCAATCATCCAGCTGCAGAATGCCGAGACACAGACGGAGAGGGACATGACAGAACCCGGCACCTCCCGACCATCGCCATCCG ATGTCCCTCCTGAGACTCCATCCACAAGTCGAGCAGCTCAGCTGGTGCCCGCTGACAGCAGCAGTGTTCAGGACGGCATCCAGGCTGATCCTCCCTTGGAGGCCACCACATCAGCAGCTGCTTCTG GTCCGGCAGATTCCACCGACTTCGGCTCAGGTGAAGACGCTCTTGCACGAATCCGCCGGCTGATTGCGGAGGGCGGAATGACCGCGGTGGTCCAGCGGGAGCAGAGTACCACCATGGCGTCCATGGGCGGCTTCGGGAACAACATCATCGTCAGCCACAGGATCCACCGCAGTTCCCAGACAGGCTCCGGGGCCTCCAGAACCGGAGCCGACCCATCAGCACGGCCTCTCCTCCTCACTCAGCCCTACCCCCACCACCCCGCCACACAGGCTACTCCCATGTGGGGCCCTCAGGTGCTGCCGGGCCCCCGGCCCCCTGGGCTCTCAGTGACTGTGGACGTGGATGACGTCTTTGATGGAGGACGAACAGACGATGACTCTCTTCCTGGCCCTtcgtcctcctcatcctcatcctctcaCAGCCCCCTCCCTGATGGAAGTGGCCCTAACGGTTACCACGGCGACCCCTATAGCAGGTAG